TTGATTAAAAgacgaataaattttaaatacgaaagaaacgaaaggaaaatctGTTGCACAGAAACTAGTGGAAAAAGTACGAAAAATACCAAACTTGCACATGATATGCGGTAAAGTGGATGGTAGCAGAGCAGACTTGCACGACGttactttattttacttcCTGAGGACTGTCGACGAGGGTATACCAAACTTCGATTCTTACGCCGATTGCGATGAAGAAATAACACAGTATTTGGTAGTTGGATCTGTACAGGGGAAATTTTTGGTTTCGTTGAACAGGATGCTCGTTGAGGTAGAAAAGCATTtcagtaattttatttcagttcAGATAACGCACCAGTGCATTTATTTTAcacttttaaattatacatcGATAAAATTCTGCTTGCGAAAACTTTTACACGACAGATTTTTATCTTAGAAATTCTTTGTCTCGATGATGTATGTTAAAAGTATACTTTGATCACAGACGTTTGACAGCCAttgtatatttgtttcttttttcgtaaaattcatattcttcTTCGTCTCGTAAACATATTTATAGTTACGGAAATTATATctacgtttcttcttcttttttttttttcttttttttttaggtttTTAAACCATTGGTTCAAGCTCAATTCAGAGGACCACAACTTACAGAAACAACGAAAGAAGAGGACCTCGATGTCGACGAGGAACGTCCTCCAAGTTTGACGGACATCATGGCAACTCGAGTATCTAATATTactttctttaataaaaatactgaatctaaaatatttaaagatattgtGCGTATAACCTGTGCGTAATGTGATACTTATACGTAGCTCGTAACAAAAACGATTTTTATCAAATCGTCCAACATTTTAGATAATAACGGATTCCGGTAGTAAAGAAACTAGACTTACAATATGGTGGAATCtatatgataaaaaatgatttattaaaattgtcgaACAGAGTTCAATCTTCAGAAGACCGTCAGAATTCCGCAGGATATCTATAGTCATGGCGAAGAAGGAGGCTGACAAAAACGCCgaggacgacgacgatgacgatgacaCAGTAGAACCGAAACATTATCAAACGATAGAGAGGGCAAAACTGAGACGAAAACGCATCAAGACTATAGTCAATTTCGAAGAAGCTGGAAGCAAAACGGCGTTCAAAGAGCCAATTGTACGCGTGTCGGTCGATCAGAACAAAAAGGATATTCTACATTATTTAGATAGATTAATATCTAGCGTCGAATGGTTAGTAATTTCTTATTGTTCAATAGACCGCGGTTAGTTGTCGATAAACTTTGAATCCTTACGCATTTTTACGTATTTTGCACAGTCTACATATTTTTGCACCTTGAAATTTCCCACAAATGCGTAAATATTCGGAATCTATTAGGAAAGAACATTTCGCGATTTATAAAATCTCGTGACGCTTTACAAGAATATTTgattataatttacttttcGTCTCGATAAAAGTAACTTTGCAATTTTTCTCAAGTTCTAACATAGaaatagattaaaaaaaaaaaaaagaaatatgaataaatttgtCGCTGTTCGTCAGGACACTGGAAAACATCGAAGGCGATATTTTGCTGACGATGCCGAATATACCGGAACTCGATGATCCTAATGTTACTGACGAGATGTTAGAAAAGAACAAGGACGTGATCGAGCAACTGGAAAATGCGATTATGCTGTGGGGAGTGCACATAGAAAAggtaaatgaaattcttcccagacatttatttcaagaaaattagATACCTTTTCAACGtctatatcgcgttatttaatatacagGTGTTGGAATCGTTTCAACAAAAAGTGCCACAAGGTAGAAGTCCACTAGCAGAGTGTGATTACTGGAAGGATCGAGAAGGAGGATTGTTAATGCTGGTGGAGCAATTAAAAACTCCTATGGCCAAAAGAATGTTGAGCTTATTGAGCAACGTCCTTTCGCCAATCGCTTCGAactttgattatttttattcggaCTTATGGAGATGTTATACCGTAGCCAGGGATAATAATCGATTCTTGCAGACCATTTTAAGACACTTCAAGGTGAAAAGCATTATCGtgtaattttgattaaaagtTCATTCGATAACTAATATAATAACTAAGATGTATCGTAGTTGATGACAGAGTCGGATTACTTCAAACCAATCAGTCAAGCCATTCCTCAGCTAATGGAGGGAATAAGAATGATTTGGATTCTCTCGAGTTATTACTCCTCCGAAGAGAAAATGGTTGGTCTGATGGAAAGAATTTCATGGCAACTCTGTCAGACTGTCATAAAGCATTTATCCATCAAAGATCTATTCAAGTAAGTTCTACTTCAACcaacttttcaaattatttccaaCATTTTACCATATTTCGGCGAGTACTACTCTGTGGattatttatacgtttaattCTTATtgctatattctattttctatatatatattttgttccaTAACATGGACACAATGTTGAAATTGCACTCTTAACACAGAAAACCTCAGAAAGTGATTCTACAACAGACAGAAGACGCTCGCACGATGCTGAGGAGTTGGAAAGAAGCTTACTTGAAGAATCGAGAAGATATCGAGATCTCTGGCAGAGGAATGCGCTGGGAATTCGATCAAAATCGATTGTTTAAAGGAACTGAATACATTGCCTCCGTTTGCGATGGTTTGAACCAGGTTGCGAGCGTTCTTCGAGACTTTCACAATATCTTTGGACCTGATTTAAAATCGATCATCAGTGATCCAGCTCAAATCGACACTATAATAAAACGTGTTGATAGATTGATCGTCCTAATATTGGACGCGGACTTCAATATTTTCGACGAATACAACAAAGAAAATTGGGAAGCCACTATGTCTTTGTTTTACGAAGAGGTACATTTCCTGGAGAACGAGGCTAAGTTCTTTATCGACGAGTGCTTCCTGGTATTGAGAAGCGCGGAAGATGCGCTTCATATGTTGCTCAGGTTCAAGGATACCAAGACTAGAGACACAATTCATCAGCAACTGTTGAGAAAGTTTGACGTTATCATGCAACAATTCAGCAAGGAAGTCAGTATCGTTGAGGGGATATTCAATAGAggcaagatatttattttggtTTTAGCAAATCTTGAAGTATATTACTAGAAAATTAGTTTGTAAGtcttctattaaattttatagttaaCGTAATCTGGATAATAGAAATGCTATAATGTACTTTATGGATTTTCTTTATACTTAGATgctatatattaaatatgttagATATTATAACTGtgatattttagatattaggtcgtctgaaaagtttctttcgtcttataaggaaataatggatataaaatatttttcgttttatattattttattgaatttcgtatgatccattttgtttcattaagataaaaatcacaacgtttcacagattaggtttcatgtttgtataaagatgcgttgttgtaaaagacgtgtctgtaaaagaaagacactttttggacaacctaatgTCATCCTATCTAATGcaaactaaaatttatttgctaTCAAGAGTTGCAGTTGTATTTTTTGTATCTGATAAGAGAAACGTATGAAAGTTTTTCTTCGATACAAAGTGATAATACTATTTCTAAATCCTTTAGACTGAATTCTTTGTCATTTTATAACAAAGTTACAATGTCTAAGGGTTAATCGTCCCAAATTAACAGCTACAAGGAAGATACGGAGATACAAGAAATTAAATCATTagcaaattatttataaattattgctaAATTATTCAAGTGAAAATTCTTTACTTTGTACGAAATATTTGGCTTTTTAACAGTCATCGTATCGTATTATGTTTAGGGAAACAAAATCCTCCATTATTAACGTACCATCCCCCAATGGCTGGCGCTATATACTGGGTGAGACAGTTATTTCACCGTCTAAGAAGACCAGTCTTGATCATCCAAAACATTGCAGAGTTGAAACACAGCAAGCTGAAGATTCTAGCTTTCAGTCAATATTACGAGGTGGCCAAACAAATGAAAGCGTACGAGGAATCAAAATACCAATCGTGGGCAGATAAGGCCCAGTACGTTGTGTTGGACACCATGAAGAGGAGTATCCTGAAGATGGAACGTTCTGAACCGGAACAAGGTTAACAATTTTACATAAACCTACCTCCGACTCGCCACTAAAATAgccgaaataattaattcgtaataacgaaGAGAAATAACGAAACCCTAAACGAGAAATACAGACGAtagaattttcattgaaaaagaatGATTACGCGCAGAAACATTTAGTGCGAAAAAGTTAATATACAAATGAGTGAGGAGTTAAACCTTGTTCTAACAATTGCTAATTTTActacgaaacattttattattctgtATCTTCAAATCTGTTTAAAGAAGGGAAACATTTGTTACAGGTGTATTAACGTTCCCAAATATCGAGAAAAGCACGAAGAATCTGCAGACAATTCACTTGTCAAAAGGACAAAAGAGCAGAGAATTTGGATCACCTGGATCTACTCCTCAGGGATCTCTTCAAAAGGCCGAACGTGTGATGTCGAAACCAAGCATCGGTGAcagaatctttttaatattaagcCATCTGTCGAAGATTTTCTAACGGTTTACGAATCATTCTGACAGAGACGGCCAGTTCTGTGGGAACCAAAGGACAGGTTAAGTCAGACACGAAAACCGAAGTGAAAGCATCGCTTCAATCCCACAAAGATCAAAAATCGTGGCCGACTTCTTCGGAAAAGCAGGCTGCCCAAGCGCAGAAGATTACTTGGATGGAATTTATGAGCGGATCGATTCTCGTCGAGTGTCAGCTTCGTTTTCAAGTGAATTTCGATTGGGAGTTCTTCGAAATTATTCACGAGGTACGCTGAGAAAATTTCCCTTCGCTTccttttaattgatatttgatattttatattttcgattgCAGGCTGAATTGATGGAGCAATTAGGTTTCGAATTAATCTCCATAGTGAAAGATGCTAGTATCCAGAAAAATCGACTAAGAAACGACCTCGAACTGATGGAAAAAGTGACCAACCAGTACAACGGGATGATCGACAAAATGGACAAAGCTGATGTACAaaataatacagaaatattCGTATTCGCTAAATTCAATGACTCTGCCCCACTTAGTTAAGATATCCTACTTAGGATTCTTTCGTATTTAAggatatattgaaatattgaaatatatggattaaatattttaaattgaataaagaagaacaaagatgacacaaagaaaatgataaaattctgGTTTTTTAACTAAAACCAGATAGGATTTTTTAACTAAGAAAGGCAGAAATAGCTTGCAAGAATTCACGAACGAATTATTTATCATCGCAGATACAATTATTGAGAAACACGTTGTTAGATGTTGAGAAACATATTCAGCCTGGAGTAATGCGTTTTAATTGGAACTCTTTAAATATCTCCGACTACGCTCACGATtgtgaaaaattattgaaaaatctaAACTCGATCGTGGATCAGGTGAACCACATGAAGAGCGATCTTGATAACAGAATAAATAACGACCTTCAGAGTTACaatctcttttctcttcccCTGAGAATCTACGAAAGCGAAGAATTGATGCCTTGCAAggtattttcttatatttcctttcatttatttttcaaatcgtCCCCCTAGAATTTTATTCATCGCATCAGATATTCCCCTCGACACGAAGCACTTTGGTGTTCAAGTTACAAATAAAGTAAGTAGGAAAGCGAAATATTGgaaacgtttctctttttcctatttttcgaAGGTTTATTTCCAAGAGatagaaaatcgaagaatcgaATTAATTGCCGCGATGTCCACGATATATCAGTCAACGAGTCCGATACTGATAAAATTGGAAAGTCTGGTATTGGAAACGTACACTGGAAAAAGCCCATCTATGCAGCTGCTTTACGAGaaatacgaaaagaaaatattttgctcTTTTATCACGTAAGCCTTTGTAAACGATTAAACCGGTTTTTACTTGAAAGAACGAATATAGaacgaaaatagaaaattatttaaagatgACCTGTTTCATCTTAACACAAAACAAAGTTACGTTCCCTATGTTATttctacgataaaaataattaagtaGCGGAGTAATTCGTTGTTTCAGATTGTTACTTCTTAGCtttgcttcgaataaaattttctcaatCTTAGTTACATGTATaaggttgtcccaaaagttcctttcgttttataaggaaatagtagatgcacaacatttcttgttttatgttattttattgaattacgtttgATCCACTTTATTCTATTactacaaaatggatcataaataaatccataaaataatataaaataaaaaatgttgtgcatctattatttcacttGTGAAGCGaaggaaacttttcggacaacccaataatatatgacaatCACGATGTGGAACTcgcaatagaaaattaatttcttatcaatgaataaaaattatcttaaGAATTGTTAAATCAAGTACTAAGTTAATAGTACACAATCGTATAGAATATCGTCTAGAGTGTAATGAATCATGAGGAACGATCCCataacaatattataaattgtacagATGTATACTGAAGAACATAGAGTGTTTCAACAGAAGTCTAATTGAATGCAAGCCGATGTTTCAAGTGGACGCCATTTTAATAGCTTCAGAAGCGGTTCTAAGACCATCTCCTGGCGAAATTTATGCTACAATACTACAGAACGTGAAGAATTTATTGGAGAAGCTGAAATTATTTCCTAGATGGATGAACGGGACCTGTTTAGAGTGTAAACCGCAAACGAAGAACGAGTACGAAAACTTCGCTACAGTGACATTCTTTGAGGACGTCATGAgtattaaagtaaattattcgtaaaatttaatcaatgaaatttaatagaatCGAAAGAGGTCAGAGCAGATAAAAATCCGACAAAATAAAATCAGCACAGAGAGCAAAGAatataaatgcaaatatttaagaaaataatgtcCTCTACATGATGTCATTTTCAAATCACGAACaattcgataattttcatttgattcAATCTCCTTCGATAATTACATTCTCTACGATCATGATTGTTTATATTCTTgaagtaattgaaaaatacgCGGCAAAGCGGCGGATAAGCTGATTTTTGTTGGTTCTCtgacttcataactttataattaTGATTATACATTTGTGATTATCCATTTTATGGATTAAAATTTGCCAACGTAGGAACTAACATTTTTGTTGTTTATGTCGAGTGTATAATCTTGTGAATACGTCTGCGTAGGTAGTGAATGATAATATACTAATGGTTCAAAGGTCGGCGCATAAAATAGCGTTGGAAGCTTGGCACTATTTGCACAGGTGGAAGAAGTATAGTAATCTATGGTCTTTCGACAAGAACTTAGCTGCTGAGAAGTTCGCAGCAACCGAACCTACACTCCACCAATATGATGATAAATTCTCTTTCTACGACAATATTCTCCAGGAATTGACTGAAATGGATCTTTATCACGATCTTTATTGCGTACGGTAATATCTGTCTCATAAAATACTCTAATTCTTAAAAAGTCAAAGGATAAATTCTCATACTAACTTGGTACGTTAGGAAAGATTTACTGTATtctctatatttatatatataaatttcctaaAAATGCGTAAACACGAGCAATCTAATTAGAAGCATTAACGTACATGACAATAATTTCTGTTAATTAGCATCAATCTTGATTTCCTGCTTTCTGGTATCAAACAACACGCTAATGAATGGAAGCAGGTTCTCGGTCATTTTCTGCTGCACCAAACGGTTCACGATATGAACAGCTTACATCTGATAATCGAAAATTACCGAAGCGAAGTCGAGCTTGTAATCACTGGATTAGATCGTTTCACATCTGTCATGCAAGCAATCTCCGACATAAAAAAGACAGCGATTCAAGCGGAAGTTCGCTATACGACCTATCAGGTTTGTTTGATAAAAGTGccattacaaaatttaaaaataggaAGAAGCAGTAAAATTTCAACACGCAATTTGGTTCTGCTTTTGCATATTCTGGTTTGCTAATTAGATCtctgaaaaatgtaaaaacaaAGATATCTGAAGAAATAAGAGAATGTTCTCGAGTGTGATCGTATACTAGCTGACTggtgattttataaaaatcatacTAAATCAAAATCACGTAAGAACGAAACCGAGtgtgttatattttatgattgtaatatatgaaattttcaggAAACTTTTCGAACTTTGCGCAGCCACGGGATATCTTTCCCCGAAGAAGACGAACAATTGGCTTACACTCTGCAACGTGACTGGGAGTCTTTATATTTGGGCGCTTTATACAGAGCTTCCACTTTAGCAAGTACTTCTGATAGATTTTCTGACATGACGCAAGAGCAGATTAATGAGTTCGTGAAAGAACTCGAAGAGTTCGCAGCAGACTTCGAGGCCAATGGCCCTGGCAGTGTCGGTGAGGATCTCGAACTTGGACTGCTCAAGATGGACGtgagtttcatatttttcctttttgttctTATCGACATCTTCTGtttcgtataaattaaaaacagaaaagaaactaaatttCATAGTACTACTAAATCGATtcgatattctaatatttttcttttctttacacTGTAAAACAGTCGGATCGTGTCATTTATAACTCAAATGTGTATAAAATCTAAATcgcgtattattttatttaaaagagcTAACCaacagaaaattatttgattattttatttggtcttgaaactaattattacttgcaagatgaaaataatatatttgacgTAGACCGTTGAACCAAACTCTTTGCGCGTCcaattttcatcgatttgcactcatctatttttaaatttctattccCGAATTGCCCAGGAATATGGAAAACTGATCGCAAAATACGAAGAACGACGTCTTAACCTGATCAACTCGGAAATACTGTTCGATCTGCCAGCGACTGACTATTCGGTTTTCTTAAAAATCAAAAAGGACTACGAGGGCATGgaattattattcgaattgTATCAGGAACAGAAAAGTATGAGGGACGTGTGGGCGCAGACGCTTTGGGTGAACCTGAATCCTCAACAGCTGATGGATGGAATGGACCATTTTATCAGGGAATTTCGCAAACTTTCGAAATTCGTGAAGAATCTCAGCGTTGGACAGGCCTTAGATGCGAATATGAAGAGCTTCAAGAATTCTGTGCCACTGTTCATCGAATTAAAAAACGAGGCGATGAGGGAGAGACACTGGAAGCAATTAATGGAAAAAAC
This genomic window from Bombus fervidus isolate BK054 chromosome 5, iyBomFerv1, whole genome shotgun sequence contains:
- the LOC139987389 gene encoding uncharacterized protein; this translates as MAESESEFIKPDVEGEDEEDEDKTDDHSLPSKHSLIHMDYRIMWIRNRVIKFLGISGYELLFYRLLNVNNKLISKLLKRKAEKVSQKERKKRRAKKTKAKPSKLDPLALLRQVEESTMTIQSEQKSMISTRTDDDTEDTEDEGEEDEGREEEEEGEEGDSREAKEIGSGDTIFKTKDSEKSAAIDTPGFVPPPGEEHKYIMTKKLVEKVRKIPNLHMICGKVDGSRADLHDVTLFYFLRTVDEGIPNFDSYADCDEEITQYLVVGSVQGKFLVSLNRMLVEVFKPLVQAQFRGPQLTETTKEEDLDVDEERPPSLTDIMATRSSIFRRPSEFRRISIVMAKKEADKNAEDDDDDDDTVEPKHYQTIERAKLRRKRIKTIVNFEEAGSKTAFKEPIVRVSVDQNKKDILHYLDRLISSVEWTLENIEGDILLTMPNIPELDDPNVTDEMLEKNKDVIEQLENAIMLWGVHIEKVLESFQQKVPQGRSPLAECDYWKDREGGLLMLVEQLKTPMAKRMLSLLSNVLSPIASNFDYFYSDLWRCYTVARDNNRFLQTILRHFKLMTESDYFKPISQAIPQLMEGIRMIWILSSYYSSEEKMVGLMERISWQLCQTVIKHLSIKDLFKKPQKVILQQTEDARTMLRSWKEAYLKNREDIEISGRGMRWEFDQNRLFKGTEYIASVCDGLNQVASVLRDFHNIFGPDLKSIISDPAQIDTIIKRVDRLIVLILDADFNIFDEYNKENWEATMSLFYEEVHFLENEAKFFIDECFLVLRSAEDALHMLLRFKDTKTRDTIHQQLLRKFDVIMQQFSKEVSIVEGIFNRGKIFILVLANLEVYY
- the LOC139987390 gene encoding dynein axonemal heavy chain 10-like; this encodes MAGAIYWVRQLFHRLRRPVLIIQNIAELKHSKLKILAFSQYYEVAKQMKAYEESKYQSWADKAQYVVLDTMKRSILKMERSEPEQGVLTFPNIEKSTKNLQTIHLSKGQKSREFGSPGSTPQGSLQKAERVMSKPSIETASSVGTKGQVKSDTKTEVKASLQSHKDQKSWPTSSEKQAAQAQKITWMEFMSGSILVECQLRFQVNFDWEFFEIIHEAELMEQLGFELISIVKDASIQKNRLRNDLELMEKVTNQYNGMIDKMDKADVQNNTEIFIQLLRNTLLDVEKHIQPGVMRFNWNSLNISDYAHDCEKLLKNLNSIVDQVNHMKSDLDNRINNDLQSYNLFSLPLRIYESEELMPCKIFPSTRSTLVFKLQIKCILKNIECFNRSLIECKPMFQVDAILIASEAVLRPSPGEIYATILQNVKNLLEKLKLFPRWMNGTCLECKPQTKNEYENFATVTFFEDVMSIKVVNDNILMVQRSAHKIALEAWHYLHRWKKYSNLWSFDKNLAAEKFAATEPTLHQYDDKFSFYDNILQELTEMDLYHDLYCVRINLDFLLSGIKQHANEWKQVLGHFLLHQTVHDMNSLHLIIENYRSEVELVITGLDRFTSVMQAISDIKKTAIQAEVRYTTYQETFRTLRSHGISFPEEDEQLAYTLQRDWESLYLGALYRASTLASTSDRFSDMTQEQINEFVKELEEFAADFEANGPGSVGEDLELGLLKMDEYGKLIAKYEERRLNLINSEILFDLPATDYSVFLKIKKDYEGMELLFELYQEQKSMRDVWAQTLWVNLNPQQLMDGMDHFIREFRKLSKFVKNLSVGQALDANMKSFKNSVPLFIELKNEAMRERHWKQLMEKTGRYFDMDPDRCDDDDDK